Proteins co-encoded in one Cyprinus carpio isolate SPL01 chromosome B5, ASM1834038v1, whole genome shotgun sequence genomic window:
- the LOC109062383 gene encoding pyruvate dehydrogenase E1 component subunit alpha, mitochondrial-like isoform X1, protein MRNMLAIISNVLRGTASRNGAELVSEGARVVVSARTYADFTPQASFDIKKCDVHKLEEGPPLQAVLTREEGLQYYRTMQTMRRMELKSDQLYKQKIIRGFCHLYDGQEACAVGIEAGINLTDHLITAYRAHGYTLTRGGTVREIMAELTGRRGGIAKGKGGSMHMYTKHFYGGNGIVGAQVPLGAGVALACKYLGKNELCVCLYGDGAANQGQIFETYNMASLWKLPCIFICENNKYGMGTSVERAAASTDYFKRGDFIPGLRVDGMDVLCVREATKFAAEHCRSGKGPILMELQTYRYHGHSMSDPGISYRTREEIQEVRSKSDPISMLKDRMLSNNMASVEELKEIDVEVRKEIEDAAQFATTDPEPPLDDLCNHIFYNDPPMEVRGTNPWTKLKSVS, encoded by the exons ATGCGAAATATGCTGGCCATCATTTCTAACGTTCTGAGGGGCACCGCCAGCAGAAAC GGAGCCGAACTAGTATCAGAG gGTGCAAGAGTGGTGGTATCTGCCAGGACCTATGCAGACTTTACCCCTCAGGCCTCCTTTGATATTAAG aAATGTGACGTACACAAGCTGGAGGAGGGCCCTCCACTGCAGGCTGTGCTTACAAGAGAGGAGGGGCTTCAGTACTACCGCACGATGCAGACCATGAGACGTATGGAGCTCAAATCCGATCAGCTCTACAAGCAGAAGATCATCAGGGGCTTCTGTCACCTTTATGATGGACAG GAAGCGTGTGCAGTTGGTATTGAGGCAGGTATCAATCTAACAGATCATCTAATCACAGCCTATCGTGCCCATGGGTATACTCTCACTAGAGGGGGCACCGTTCGAGAGATCATGGCAGAGCTCACTG GTCGTAGAGGAGGCATTGCCAAAGGAAAGGGAGGGTCTATGCATATGTACACTAAACATTTTTATGGAGGAAATGGAATTGTGGGAGCTCAG GTGCCTCTTGGGGCAGGTGTAGCGTTGGCCTGCAAATACCTGGGCAAGAATGAACTGTGTGTCTGTCTCTATGGTGATGGTGCTGCAAATCAG GGTCAGATCTTTGAAACCTATAATATGGCATCTCTGTGGAAGCTGCCCTGCATCTTCATTTGTGAGAATAACAAATACGGAATGGGTACTTCTGTGGAGAGAGCTGCGGCTAGTACCGACTACTTCAAGAGAGGCGATTTCATCCCTGGATTGAGA GTGGATGGCATGGATGTCCTTTGTGTAAGGGAGGCCACCAAATTTGCTGCTGAACACTGCAGATCCGGAAAG GGTCCCATTTTGATGGAGCTGCAGACCTATCGTTACCATGGACACAGTATGAGTGACCCAGGAATCAG TTATCGCACACGTGAGGAGATCCAGGAGGTGCGCAGTAAGAGCGACCCCATCTCGATGCTGAAGGATCGCATGCTGAGCAACAACATGGCCAGCGTGGAGGAGCTTAAG GAGATTGATGTGGAGGTAAGGAAGGAGATTGAAGATGCCGCTCAGTTTGCCACCACAGACCCTGAGCCTCCACTGGATGATCTTTGCAACCACATCTTCTACAATGACCCTCCTATGGAAGTGCGTGGCACCAACCCCTGGACCAAACTCAAGTCCGTCAGCTAA
- the LOC109090456 gene encoding ribosomal protein S6 kinase alpha-3-like translates to MPLAQFADPWQKLPVGHMENEDDSMVDDDAPVQDEGLVKEISITHHVKEGSEKADTRQFELCKVLGQGSFGKVFLVKKITGPDAGQLYAMKVLKKATLKVRDRMRTKMERDILVEVNHPFIVKLHYAFQTEGKLYLILDFLRGGDLFTRLSKEVMFTEEDVKFYLAELALALDHLHGLGIIYRDLKPENILLDNDGHIKLTDFGLSKESIDHENKAYSFCGTVEYMAPEVVNRRGHTHSADWWSYGVLMFEMLTGTLPFQGKDRKETMTMILKAKLGMPPFLSPEAQSLLRNLFKRNAGNRLGAGPDGVEEIKRHSFFSTIDWNKLYRKEVTPPFKPVNQRPDDTIYFDLEFTAKTPRDSPGVPPSANAHQLFRGFSFVAPGVEEESQPPIQSHLNMSGILQQPHRSMLQFTDVYDVKEDIGVGSYSICKRCVHKNTGMDYAVKIISKERRDPTEEVEILLRYGQHPNIITLKDVFDDGRSVYLVTELMKGGELLDKILRQKFFSEREASAVLHTITKTVEYLHAQGVVHRDLKPSNILYVDESGNPESIRICDFGFAKQLRAENGLLMTPCYTANFVAPEVLKKQGYDAACDIWSLGVLLYTMLTGFTPFANGPEDTPEEILVRIGSGKFSLSGGYWNSVSFEAKDLVSKMLHVDPHKRLTAAQVLRHPWIVNKDQLPKYQLNRQDAPHLVKGAMAATYSALNRNVSPVLDPVGCSTLAQRRGVKKLTSTAL, encoded by the exons ATGCCGCTGGCGCAGTTTGCAGACCCCTGGCAGAAGTTGCCTGTGGGGCACATGGAGAATGAG GATGACTCCATGGTGGATGACGATGCTCCTGTTCAA GATGAGGGCTTGGTCAAGGAAATCAGCATCACTCACCACGTCAAGGAGGGTTCGGAAAAAGCGGACACACGACAGTTTGAACTCTGCAAGGTGCTGGGCCAGGGATCTTTTGGCAAG GTGTTCCTTGTCAAGAAGATAACTGGGCCCGATGCAGGACAGCTCTATGCTATGAAAGTACTGAAGAAAGCTACATTGaaag TACGAGATCGAATGCGTACAAAGATGGAGAGAGACATACTAGTTGAGGTCAACCATCCTTTTATTGTTAAACTGCACTATG CGTTTCAGACAGAAGGCAAACTCTATTTGATTCTGGACTTTCTCAGAGGCGGAGATCTCTTCACTCGCCTGTCTAAAGAG GTGATGTTTACTGAGGAGGATGTAAAGTTCTACCTTGCAGAGCTGGCTTTGGCCTTGGACCATTTACATGGACTGGGAATCATCTACAGAGATCTCAAACCAGAAAA TATTCTTTTGGATAATGATGGACACATCAAACTTACAG ACTTTGGGTTGAGTAAAGAGTCCATTGACCATGAGAACAAGGCATATTCTTTCTGTGGTACGGTGGAATATATGGCTCCAGAGGTGGTTAACCGCAGAGGTCACACTCACAGTGCTGATTGGTGGTCCTATGGTGTGCTAATG TTCGAAATGCTGACCGGAACGCTTCCATTCCAAGGAAAAGACCGAAAGGAGACCATGACAATGATCTTAAA GGCCAAGCTGGGCATGCCTCCGTTTCTTAGCCCAGAGGCCCAGTCTCTGCTCCGCAATCTGTTCAAGAGGAATGCAGGCAACCGCTTAG GAGCCGGGCCTGATGGAGTAGAAGAGATCAAAAGACATTCGTTCTTCAGCACAATTGACTGGAAT AAATTATACAGAAAGGAAGTGACTCCTCCCTTTAAACCAGTCAACCAGAGGCCAGACGACACAATTTACTTTGACTTGGAGTTCACTGCCAAAACCCCACGAG ACTCTCCTGGTGTCCCTCCAAGTGCCAATGCCCATCAGCTCTTCAGAGGGTTTAGCTTTGTTGCCCCTGGAGTAGAAGAGGAGAGCCAGCCACCCATTCAGAGCCACCTCAACATGAGCGGCATACTGCAG CAACCCCACCGGAGCATGCTTCAGTTCACGGATGTATATGATGTTAAAGAAGACATTGGTGTGGGCTCTTACTCCATCTGCAAGCGTTGTGTGCACAAGAACACAGGCATGGACTATGCAGTCAAG ATTATCAGTAAGGAGAGGAGAGATCCAACCGAGGAGGTTGAGATTCTGCTGCGTTATGGACAACATCCCAACATCATCACTCTGAAAGAC GTGTTCGATGATGGGCGATCGGTGTACCTGGTCACAGAGCTGATGAAAGGTGGAGAACTACTGGATAAAATCCTCCGACAAAAGTTTTTCTCTGAGAGAGAGGCCAGTGCTGTCCTGCACACCATTACAAAGACTGTTGAATATCTGCATGCCCAAGGC GTAGTACACAGAGACCTAAAGCCCAGTAATATCCTGTACGTGGACGAATCAGGGAACCCAGAATCAATCAGGATCTGTGATTTTGGTTTTGCCAAACAACTCAGAGCAGAAAATGGACTGCTGATGACACCTTGCTACACTGCTAACTTTGTTGCTCCAGAG GTCCTGAAGAAGCAAGGCTATGATGCAGCCTGTGATATCTGGAGTCTTGGAGTTCTCCTTTATACCATGCTTACAGG GTTCACTCCATTTGCTAATGGCCCGGAAGATACACCGGAAGAAATTCTGGTTCGGATTGGCAGTGGGAAATTCTCCCTTTCTGGAGGATATTGGAATTCTGTATCGTTCGAGGCTAAG GACCTGGTATCAAAGATGCTTCACGTTGATCCTCATAAGAGATTGACTGCTGCTCAAGTTCTTCGTCATCCATGGATAGTCAACAAGGACCAGCTACCAAAATACCAACTTAACCGCCAGGATGCACCTCATCTAGTGAAG GGAGCAATGGCAGCCACCTATTCAGCCCTGAACAGAAATGTTTCTCCCGTACTGGACCCGGTGGGATGCTCCACACTCGCTCAGCGTCGTGGCGTCAAAAAGCTGACCTCTACTGCCCTGTGA
- the LOC109062383 gene encoding pyruvate dehydrogenase E1 component subunit alpha, mitochondrial-like isoform X2 — translation MRNMLAIISNVLRGTASRNGARVVVSARTYADFTPQASFDIKKCDVHKLEEGPPLQAVLTREEGLQYYRTMQTMRRMELKSDQLYKQKIIRGFCHLYDGQEACAVGIEAGINLTDHLITAYRAHGYTLTRGGTVREIMAELTGRRGGIAKGKGGSMHMYTKHFYGGNGIVGAQVPLGAGVALACKYLGKNELCVCLYGDGAANQGQIFETYNMASLWKLPCIFICENNKYGMGTSVERAAASTDYFKRGDFIPGLRVDGMDVLCVREATKFAAEHCRSGKGPILMELQTYRYHGHSMSDPGISYRTREEIQEVRSKSDPISMLKDRMLSNNMASVEELKEIDVEVRKEIEDAAQFATTDPEPPLDDLCNHIFYNDPPMEVRGTNPWTKLKSVS, via the exons ATGCGAAATATGCTGGCCATCATTTCTAACGTTCTGAGGGGCACCGCCAGCAGAAAC gGTGCAAGAGTGGTGGTATCTGCCAGGACCTATGCAGACTTTACCCCTCAGGCCTCCTTTGATATTAAG aAATGTGACGTACACAAGCTGGAGGAGGGCCCTCCACTGCAGGCTGTGCTTACAAGAGAGGAGGGGCTTCAGTACTACCGCACGATGCAGACCATGAGACGTATGGAGCTCAAATCCGATCAGCTCTACAAGCAGAAGATCATCAGGGGCTTCTGTCACCTTTATGATGGACAG GAAGCGTGTGCAGTTGGTATTGAGGCAGGTATCAATCTAACAGATCATCTAATCACAGCCTATCGTGCCCATGGGTATACTCTCACTAGAGGGGGCACCGTTCGAGAGATCATGGCAGAGCTCACTG GTCGTAGAGGAGGCATTGCCAAAGGAAAGGGAGGGTCTATGCATATGTACACTAAACATTTTTATGGAGGAAATGGAATTGTGGGAGCTCAG GTGCCTCTTGGGGCAGGTGTAGCGTTGGCCTGCAAATACCTGGGCAAGAATGAACTGTGTGTCTGTCTCTATGGTGATGGTGCTGCAAATCAG GGTCAGATCTTTGAAACCTATAATATGGCATCTCTGTGGAAGCTGCCCTGCATCTTCATTTGTGAGAATAACAAATACGGAATGGGTACTTCTGTGGAGAGAGCTGCGGCTAGTACCGACTACTTCAAGAGAGGCGATTTCATCCCTGGATTGAGA GTGGATGGCATGGATGTCCTTTGTGTAAGGGAGGCCACCAAATTTGCTGCTGAACACTGCAGATCCGGAAAG GGTCCCATTTTGATGGAGCTGCAGACCTATCGTTACCATGGACACAGTATGAGTGACCCAGGAATCAG TTATCGCACACGTGAGGAGATCCAGGAGGTGCGCAGTAAGAGCGACCCCATCTCGATGCTGAAGGATCGCATGCTGAGCAACAACATGGCCAGCGTGGAGGAGCTTAAG GAGATTGATGTGGAGGTAAGGAAGGAGATTGAAGATGCCGCTCAGTTTGCCACCACAGACCCTGAGCCTCCACTGGATGATCTTTGCAACCACATCTTCTACAATGACCCTCCTATGGAAGTGCGTGGCACCAACCCCTGGACCAAACTCAAGTCCGTCAGCTAA
- the LOC109090461 gene encoding eukaryotic translation initiation factor 1A, X-chromosomal, with amino-acid sequence MPKNKGKGGKNRRRGKNENESEKRELVFKEDGQEYGQVLKMLGNGRLEAMCFDGVKRLCHIRGKLRKKVWINTSDIVLVGLRDYQDTKADVILKYNADEARSLKAYGELPEHAKINETDTFGPGDDDEIQFDDIGSDDEDIDDI; translated from the exons ATGCCAAAGAATAAAG GTAAAGGAGGTAAAAATCGGCGACGTGGTAAGAATGAGAACGAATCCGAGAAGAGAGAGCTGGTTTTCAAGGAGGATGGCCAGG AATATGGTCAGGTGCTGAAAATGCTGGGAAATGGAAGGCTTGAGGCCATGTGCTTTGATGGGGTCAAGCGACTCTGCCACATTCGAGGAAAGCTCCGGAAAAAG GTTTGGATCAACACGTCTGACATAGTTCTTGTTGGTCTTCGAGATTACCAG GATACCAAAGCAGATGTCATTTTAAAGTACAATGCAGATGAGGCCCGCAGTCTTAAAGCCTATGGAGAGCTTCCAGAACACG CTAAAATCAATGAAACAGACACATTTGGACCTGGAGACGATGATGAGATTCAGTTTGATGATATTGGGAGTGACGATGAGGACATTGATGAC ATCTGA